In the Candidatus Woesearchaeota archaeon genome, CGCCAAGTTGTTTCTTATCTTCTTCATTCCTGCCTACAATAATATCATACATAATGCTACCTGAGAAGGCTGAGTTTATATAGATTTTGTTACGAATGGTTTGACTAGCCCCACCAAAAGCTTAATTAAGCAGCTCTTTCCCCCCTGTTCATTCCTTTATAAGAAGATACCTTTATAAAGAGAACCCTTATCCCATGGTGGTTCATAACATTAAGAACATGAAGCGTTCATGACTGTCATGGATGGATGAAAATATGCGAAAGATTCATACACTCGTAAAACGGAGACGTGGATTGTGTACCCATTTGGGCCATTACTTTTTGTTCCACAATGTTGGAAGAAAAACCAGGCCAAAAACCTTTTCTACTGAAGAGGCTGCTCATGGGTGGGCACGTCAGCATGATCTCCAGGAAGGGACGTATACCTTAAAATCAGTAAAACGAGAGAAGCGGTATCAGGTGGTGCCTTTTGGGAAGAATTAAGACCGTACATATTCGACGAATAACCCATCAGTTGATGGAACAGTATGGAGATAAATTTACCGATAAGTTTGAGGCAAATAAACAACAAGTTCATCATTTTGTTGAAAGCCCATCAAAAAAATTGAAGAATATTATTGCTGGGTATGCCACACGATTAGTCAAGCAGCGCGCAAAAGGACCTCGTATGCGACGTACCCCTATGGGGTCAGAGAAGTCTGATGAATGGCAGTAAAGTGATGGAGACATTAGCACTACGTAAATAGTCCCAATACTTCTTTAACCCTCCCATCTACACTTACTGATTGTAATCTATGTATTCTTGACTCTGAAACTTTCAAAGCTTTAAATGCAACGAGAATCTGTTCATCAACAAGTGTTTGATACTCTTTGTCAGCAGACTTCATGTTATCCCCTCTCAGCGGAATATTACCCACCGGAAAATAAACAAAAACATCAACCAGGGAAGCATAATATCTTGCCATTCCTTTTACCAGTCTTTCAGCATCAAAATCTACCTATTTCTCCTCAGGGCCAAGTAATATCCAAAATGATCATAGATTTAAACAGGAGATATCTTTTTAAAGAAGCATACTTTCTCTCGGTGGTGATTGACCATGGATGATTTTATCTCGATTGAAGCTGCAATGCAGCAAGGGTCTGGATCCATCGCTCTGAGAGGATGGG is a window encoding:
- a CDS encoding 30S ribosomal protein S17e, encoding MGRIKTVHIRRITHQLMEQYGDKFTDKFEANKQQVHHFVESPSKKLKNIIAGYATRLVKQRAKGPRMRRTPMGSEKSDEWQ